From the Pangasianodon hypophthalmus isolate fPanHyp1 chromosome 17, fPanHyp1.pri, whole genome shotgun sequence genome, one window contains:
- the ykt6 gene encoding synaptobrevin homolog YKT6: MKLYSLCVLYKGSNKANLLKAAYDLSSFSFFQRSSVQEFMTFTSSLIVERSSLGSRASVKEQEYLCHVYVRNDCLSGVVIADNEYPSRVCFTLLDKVLEEFAREVNSIDWPSGSPATVQYTALDSYLAKYQNPREADAMTKVQAELDETKIILHNTMESLLERGEKLDDLVQKSEHLGNQSKAFYKTARKQNSCCEVM, encoded by the exons ATGAAGCtctacagtttgtgtgtgttgtacaaaGGATCGAACAAGGCCAACCTTCTCAAAGCAGCCTATGATTTGTcatcatttagtttttttcagAGATCCAG TGTACAAGAGTTCATGACATTCACCAGCAGCCTGATAGTCGAGCGCTCCTCGTTAGGAAGCCGTGCATCAGTCAAAGAGCAAG AATACCTGTGTCACGTGTACGTCCGGAACGACTGTCTCAGCGGAGTAGTGATTGCAGATAACGAGTACCCCTCCAGAGTGTGCTTCACTTTGCTCGATAAG GTGTTGGAGGAATTTGCCCGGGAGGTGAACAGCATAGACTGGCCCTCAGGCTCACCAGCTACTGTTCAGTATACCGCCTTAGACAGCTACCTGGCCAAGTATCAG AACCCGCGTGAAGCCGATGCCATGACTAAAGTGCAAGCTGAACTGGATGAAACCAAAATTATTTTG CACAACACAATGGAGTCACTTCTGGAAAGAGGAGAAAAGCTGGATGACTTGGTACAGAAATCAGAGCACCTGGGAAACCAATCAAAAGCCTTTTACAAAACG GCACGGAAGCAGAACTCTTGCTGTGAGGTGATGTGA